The genomic region TATGAATGATAAAGGCAAAATAATTTTATGTTTGTTTTCCATTACTAGCACCTCGTTTTTTTAAAATAATATTCATATATTATATTATATCAGAAAAATTATAAAAATAGGAGGAAAATTATGAATAGAAAAAGAGATGTATACTATTGGCAGGAAAGAAGTATATTAAAATATTTAAAAGAGGAATGGATAGAACATGCTGTATTCAAAATTGATTCAAATGGAGTAGAAGGTATTGGTGCAGGGACACCTAATCCTGATTATGGAGAAACATATAAAACTACAATGGCTATAATTGAAAAGTTAAGAAAGTTGACAGAAGAATGGAAGAATTTAAATGATTATGCTGAATTTGAAAGAGAGATGGACAATATAGTAAAATTTGATATGTCATCAAAGACAGCTGTAGAAATTGCAATTGCTGATTATATATTAAACGCAAAAGAACTAGATTTATCGAAAATATTATTTTCTGAATCAGGTGAAAATCAAGAAATGAAAAAAATATATGTTCATAAGGATATGGGATATGCCATTTATGAAGAAATTTATGATGCTTCCACCATAAAAATAGAATTTTTAGAAAAAATAAATTTAGAAGAGTTAGAAATATTGCGAGCAAATATAGAAAAATATAATGTTTGGATAGATTTTAAAGGATTATTTAATCATTATGAAGTAAGGAAAATATTGAATATTTTTGAAGGAATAAATATAATTGCTATTGAACAGCCTTTGCCTGTTGGAAGTGAGTTTGCAGCAAAAGATTTGTTAATGAAATATCCAATTTTTTGGGATGAATCATTTAAAAACGTTCATGATATTTTAAAACTAAAGAATATATCAACAGGATTAGTTTTTGAATTAACAAAATTTGGTGGATTGTTAAAAACATCAGAGTATTTAAAATTGGCAAGAAGAATAGGATTAGAAACAATGATTTCTTCAAGAATAGAACATCCAATTACTTTAAAATGGGCAAAAAAGATAAAAAACTCTTTTAATTATATAGATCTTGATTATGAACATTATATAGAAAAAACTTCTAAATAAGGAATCTGGAGGATTCCTTATTTTTTTTACAATTTTTATTGTTAATAATGTATAAACAATAATAATCGATATTAATAATTTGTAATAATCAAAAATCATTTTTCTTTCAAAAGAGTGAAGGAGTATAATATTATTGCAACAAAAATATAACATCTATTACATCTATAGGAGGGGTGTGTATGAGAAAATATTGGATATTTTTTATGTTGATTGCAGTTTTATCTTTTGCATTAGTAGGATGTGTAAAACCTAAAGTTGAAGAACAACCTGAACCTATTATGTTAAAAGTAGAATTACCAGATAGTTTACCTTCAACTATAACAAGTGTTTATATGGTAGGGAATTTTAATAATTGGACATTTTCTGATGATTATGTATATGATGTGGTTACAGAAAATGGGAAAAAGATGGTTAATGTTGAGTTAAATTGGGATAATTTAGAATATCCAATTCAGTTTAAATTCTCTGATCAAATGGACTGGGCAGGTGTAGAAAAAGGTCCTAATGGAGAAGAATTAACTAATAGAGTTATTTTTGAAAAACCAGTTGAATCAAAGAATTTAAGAATTTGGAATTTTGCAGATACTTCTATAGATTATTCTTCTATGTCTACACCTGTTACAGTTAAATTTGTAGTTGAAGTTCCAGAAAATACACCTGAAGCATCAGGAGTATATATTAGAGGAGATTTAATAAATTCTTCCTGGGATGGAACACCTTTGACACTAAATAATGGAAAATATGAAGTTACTTTAACTCTTAATTCTTATGAATTATATCAATATAAGTATGTTTTAGATAATGATTGGGCACATGTAGAATTGATGCCTGATGGTACAAATGATATACCAAATAGATGGATTGTTGTAACTGATAATGAAACTATAGTTAATAAAGTTCATGCTTGGAAATAATTAAGTAGCCCCTTTTGGGGCTTTTTTAATAGGAGGTGGTGTTTTTGAAAAAGATTGTATTATTAATCTTAATAATTTCTTCAGTGTTCATTTTTTCTGGATGTTTAATGAAATTGTTAAATCTTTCTGTTCCAGAAGGTATATATGTAGGATATGATGGAAATAATTGGCTGCAAACAGATGATAAAGGTATTATCGAAAATAGTAAATTTGTATATGATGATAATTTAAAATTATATAAAGTTACAATAGATGCTTCTAAAATCAATTTTAATGAAATAGATAATGATGGTAGTAAATTTTATATAGGTTATTATAAAGTATTTAATGTAAAAAGCGATGGGAACATAGTTTCTGACTCTATTCCTATTTTGAAATCTGCTTTGTCAAACAATCAAATAACAGTTTATTTAGATATAGATAAACTTGTTAATGGTAAAGCAATTGGTATTGGCGATGATACAAAATTAAATATGAATTGGTATGCTGCTGGAACTTTCAATAATTGGTCTCCTGAATTGATGAATAAAGTTAATAATCATTTTGAAATAGAAATAGATAATGCGTATAATAAAGGAGATAATATAGAATATAAGATCCCAGCTTCAAATAATTGGAAACCATGGCAGATGATATTTAACAGTGAAGTGTATTCAGATTCATCTCAAAATCAAATATATACCTTTAAAAATAATGTGACAGGTTTTAAAATTAAATTTTATCCTTTAATCAGTTATGTTGAAATTGAAGAATTAAAGGCTGGTGATTCACAATGAAAAAAATCTTTTTGTTTTTAATTTTACTAATTTCAATATTTGTTTTTTCCGATATTCAGATCAATGGTAATTTAGAAACATCGTGGACTTATACATTAGAATCATCACCTGCTCAATTTTATTACAATGGATTAAAATTAGATTTGTATGTTAAACCAAATGATTCAAATTTTTCTGGAGAGTTAAACCTTAACAAAGGCAATGATGATAAATATTATATAACAGATGGTGAGTTTAATTTTAAATTCGATACAAGTCAAGTAAAAACTTTATGGAAAAAGAAAAGCGTAAATACTACAGATTGGATAAATGCTTTTAATAATGAAAAAATTGGAACTGTTGATGGAATCATATATAGTTTTGATTTACCAATACTACATGCTGAAAATTATTTGGTCAAAAAAGATGGAGGTTCTTCTTCGATTTTTATATCTCATATAAGAGGTATTCCTTTAGGAAATTTCTATTATAGTTATATATATTCAAGAGAATTTTTTACAAAGTATATTTATTCAGATTGGAGATTATTTGATTTTAACTTGAATTTAGGAAATAATCAATTATTTGGAGAATTTGGATATTCATATGATAAAGGTGAGAATTATCTGGATAATAATTATCTTATCTTTGCAGGAAATAAAATGAACTTAGGTAAAATTCAAAATTCTTTATACATAAAATATCTATCTTCAGGTTATAAAAAAGATTATTTGCCAGATAGTTTTTCACAAAATATTAGAGATGAATTTAACATTGATAAATTAGGAATTACATTAGAAGGAGATTATCATTTTAAAGATGATAACTTTTCTAATTTTTCATTAGATTATTTAAAAAGCTACTTTTCATTAAATAATTATAATTATGTATATATAGGAATGCCTTTTGAGAATAATAAGTATAATATAGATAATATTGAATTTTCTGTGAATGTTCCATTGAATTTACCTGTTATAGGTAATGCGAATTTTTCGGTGTATAAATATGGATTAGAAGATAATTGGAAGAATATAAAAAAGTATAAATCATTTTCTATTTCATCTAATGTAAATGGAAATATGTTTGGATATTATTATAATTTATCTTATATTTTTGGAAACAATGCAGTGAATATAGAAAATTCTACTGTTTATAGTGGAGGTTTTTCTGAAGTTTTATATGGGACATTATCAAAATCATTTGGTAATTTAAACATATTTGGAAAAGGTATGTATATATATGGTGTAATAGAAAGGTATAAAACAATGTATTTAGAAGCGAAGTATACAGGTTTTTCTAATATGGAGTTATTACTAAGTCTGGGTGATGGTAATTTTGGTGCTTCAAAAGAGTTTAAGAAACAATTATCTTTAACTGTTAAAACAGGATTTTAGGAGGTGTGTGTATGAAAAAAATATTATTGATATATCTTATAGTAGTTTTATCTATTATGTCTTTTTCAAAGGTTTATGTGTATAAAAATAATGTAGTTTTTGAATTTAAAGATCTTACAGCATCAAAAGTTTTTTTAGCAGGTTCTTTTAATAATTGGGATCCAACAGCACAACCTATGAAAAAAGTTAAAGGTGGATTGTGGAGGGTTGTATTAAGATTGACTCCTGGAGATTATCAATATAAGTTTGTAATTAATGGTACAGATTGGAAAGAAGATCCAGAAGCTCCTGATTATGTTCCTGATGGATATGGTGGAAAGAATGGAGCATTTTCATTGGTTTTAGAAAATGGAAAATTAAAGATAAAAAAACCAGAAAAACAAGAAAGTGGTATATTAAGTGGTAAATATTCATTTGATTTAAAATCCAAAGTGAATATGGATACATATTCTTTTAAATCTCCAGAAATATCCCATAATTTTTATTTAACTATTAACCCTAAAAAATCTGGTATGAATTTTGAAGCTGTTTTAAATGCAGACAACTCTAATTGGCAGTTAGGAATATCATCTATAAAGGCTACGTGGGAAAATTCGAACTTTATTTTTGGAGTTTTTAAGGATATTCAAGCTAACAAGTTGCTTAATTTTAGTGAAAGAGTAGAAGAAAATAAAATAGGTTTTTTTGGTATTTTAAAAGTTGGAGATTTAAAAACAGGAGTGGATATTTATTCTCAGGATAATGAATTAAAATATTTTGTTTCATCAAATATTTATTTAAGTAATATTTTACTCAGTGCATTATATATGCCAAAAACTCAAGATGCTTCTATGAATATATATTCTAGAATAGAGGGGTTTGGTATTGGTGTAGAAGCAAAGTATTCAGATAAAATTGAATATGTTAAAGGTGATTATAATAGCGAAATTTTGGCTTTAGAAGGAACTTATGATTTTGTTAATAAAAATATAATTTTTGGTGGAAACTATGATGATATAATAACTTTCTCTGGAGAGTATTCTTTAGAAAATAATGTATATAATATTGAGTCTGATTTACTTTTTAGTATAAAATCAGGATTTAATGTTTTGATTGATGCTTATTATGATAATACTAATAACTTTGGATATAAATTAGGTATGGAATTGAATAAAGATAATATAGATTTAAAATTAAAAATAGGAAATGATTTTTCTGGAGATTTTGATGACTATTATCTGTTTATTGCGTCATCAGCGATATTTTAATATAAAAATCCTCCTTCGGGAGGATTTTTTGTTAACGGTTTGTTATTTGTTTGTATAAGCTGAAGATTATTTCATTATTCTTATTTTATATGTTATAATTAATTTAGAAAAGAAAATTGGAGGTAAAAGAATGAATGAACAGAAGGTTATAAACCTGCTGGGTTTTGCTTCACGTATGCGCAAAATAATATTTGGAAAAGATAATATAAGAGAATATATTAGAAATCCAAGAAGAAGATCGAAATTTATAATTATAGCTTCTGATGTTGGCGATTCAATAAAGGAAGATACTATAAAAAGATGTCAATCTCATCATGTTCCATATGTGCTTTTGAAAGAATATACGAAAGATAAATTGGGGCGTTCTCTCGGAAAAGATGAGATTAGCGTGGTAGGGGTTTTGGATGAAAATATAGTTAAAGGAATATTAGAAGTAGTGAATGCTGGAGGTGATTCAAATGTCTAAGACACGGGTATACCAATTAGCTAAAGAATTTGGAATGCATGCTAAAGAATTTTTAGAAGAATTAAAAGATTTAGGATATAATTTAAAAAGTCATATGTCTTCCTTAGAAGAAGAGGAAGTAAAGACTATAAAAGAATATTTTGAAGAAAAATTAAATGAAAATAAAAAAGAAAAAGTTGTTGAAGAAAAAAAAGAATTACCGAAAAAAGAGGAAACAAAGAAAGAGAAAAAAGTTGAACATAAAAAAAGCAAAAAAAATGAAAAAAAGAAACATTTCGAACATAAAAAAGAAAATAAGATAAATAAAGAAATAAAAGAAGAAGAGGAGATAAAAGAAATAAAAATAACAAAATCTGAATTAAAATTAGATATTCTTGCAAATAAGTTGGGAAAAGGGCAAAATGATATTATAAAAGCCTTTTTTATGAAAGGAAAAGTATTAAGACCCGGTCAAACATTAACAGAAGAACAAGCTGAAGAAATTGCAATGATGTTTAATGCGTTGCTTGAGATAACTGAAGAAGTAAAAGAGGAAAAAATAGAAAAAGGCTCTGAAAAAAACGACCCGGAAGAAATTTTAAAAGAACGATGGAATAAAATATATAAAGAAAATGAGGATAAATTAATTGAAAGGGCTCCTGTTGTTACTATAATGGGCCACGTTGATCATGGGAAGACAACATTACTTGATAATATAAGAAATACAAGAGTAGCAGAAAAAGAAGCTGGTGGAATTACCCAGTCTATAGGTGCATATCAGGTTAATTATGAAGGGAAAAAGATTACCTTTATTGATACACCGGGACACGAAGCTTTTACAGAAATGAGAGCAAGAGGTGCTCAGGCAACGGACATTGTTGTTTTAATAATTGCAGCAGATGATGGGGTTATGCCTCAAACTATAGAAGCATATAACCATGCAAAAAATGCAAATGTTCCTATAATTGTAGCTATAAACAAAATAGATAAGCCTAATGCAAATGTTGATTTAACTAAACAACAAATGGTTGCAAAATTAAATCTTATTCCTGAAGACTGGGGTGGAGATACAATTACAGTTCCTATTTCTGCAAAAGCTGGTCAGGGAATAGATGAATTGTTGGAAATGATTTTATTAGTAGCTGAAATGCAGGAAATAAAGTGTTATCCAGAAGGATTAGCAAGAGGGGTTATTATAGAAAGTAAATTGGATAAATTCTTAGGTCCAGTTGCAACTACTATAGTTAAAGATGGAAAATTAAAAGTAGGAGATTATTTTGTAGCTGGTAGTACTTTTGGAAAAGTTAGAAGAATGATAGATCCAAGTGGTAAAAATGTTAAAATGGCAGGTCCTTCAGATCCAGTACAAATTTTGGGTTTTGAAGAAGTACCGGATATGCATTCTATATTATATGGGGTTAAAACATTGCATGAAGCAAAGGAGTATGTAGAAAAGAAAAAAGCTCTTGAAGAAAAGGTTGTACAAAAAAGGCATATTAGACTTGAAGATGCTTTAAGAATGATGAAAGAAGATGGAGAACAAAAAACATTGAACATAATTTTAAAAGCAGACACTTTTGGTTCATTAGAAGCATTGAAAAATGCTATAGCAAAATTAGAAAACCCTGAAATTGAGTTACAGGTTATTCATGGCGGTATAGGTGCAATAACGAAAAGTGATGTAATGTTAGCAACTGCATCTGATGCAGTTATTTTAGGTTTTAGGGTAAAAGCAGACAGTAGTGCTGTGAAATATGCCGAACATGAGAATATTCAAATTAAAAGATATGATATAATATTTAATTTAATAGATGATTTGAAAAAAGCCCTACAGGGTATGTTAGAACCTGAGGAAAAGGAAGAAATTACAGGTTCTGGTGAAGTAAAACAGGTATTTAAAATTAAGAAGGTTGGAAATATTGCAGGTATTCAATTAAAAGAAGGATATGTTGAAAGAGATGGTGGAGTAAGATTATACAGACAGGGTAAATTGGTATATGATGGAAAAATAGAGTCCTTAAGGCATTATAAAGATGAAGTAAAAAGAATTGATGCTCCAAAAGAATGTGGTATTAAGATATTAAACTTTGATGACATAAATGAAGGCGATGAAATGGAATTTTATAAATATATTCAAGTTGAAAGAACATTGGAATTTGGAAAGAAAGAAGAGAATTAATAAAATAGGCTCGCTTTTAGCGAGCTTACTTTTAATGTAAAAGGGGGATATTAATTTTGAAAGTACCACTTTCTTCAGCCAGCTTGACGAATAAAGAAAAAAAAATAATAAATAAAATTTTTGATAGCAAAAGGTTAGCTCTGGGATCATATTTAAATAAGTTTGAAGAAATAACAAAAAGTTATTTTAGTGTAAAAGATGCAATTGTTGTTAATAGTGGCACATCGGCATTGCATTTGATTTTAAGATCCTTGGATATTAAAGAAAACGAAGGAATGATTGTAACCCCATTTACTTTTATAGCCTCTTCAAATGTAGCTTTATTTGAAAGAGCGCACCCAGTATTTATAGACATAGATCCATTTAATTACAATATAGACCTAAAAAAAATAGAAGAGAGTTTAAAAGATAAAAAGCATCCGTTGTGGAATCGTATAAAAAATTTAAAAAATATAAAATTTTTTATGGGTGTTGATGTTTTTGGGCAACCTATTGATTGGGATAATGCTATAGAGATATGTAAAAAAAACGATTGGAAAATTGTGGAAGATTCATGTGAAGCAATAGGTGCAAAATATAAAGATAGATTTGCTGGTACATTTGGAGAAGCAGGTACATTTGCCTTTTATCCTAATAAGCAGATAACAACAGGTGAAGGTGGTATGATAATTACCAATAATATAGAAATTGGGAAATTATGCAGATCTATGGCTAATCAAGGACGCGGAGATTCTTCAGAATGGCTTGAGCATGTAAGATTAGGATATAATTATAGAATGGATGAGTTATCAGCGGGTT from Marinitoga aeolica harbors:
- a CDS encoding enolase C-terminal domain-like protein, which encodes MNRKRDVYYWQERSILKYLKEEWIEHAVFKIDSNGVEGIGAGTPNPDYGETYKTTMAIIEKLRKLTEEWKNLNDYAEFEREMDNIVKFDMSSKTAVEIAIADYILNAKELDLSKILFSESGENQEMKKIYVHKDMGYAIYEEIYDASTIKIEFLEKINLEELEILRANIEKYNVWIDFKGLFNHYEVRKILNIFEGINIIAIEQPLPVGSEFAAKDLLMKYPIFWDESFKNVHDILKLKNISTGLVFELTKFGGLLKTSEYLKLARRIGLETMISSRIEHPITLKWAKKIKNSFNYIDLDYEHYIEKTSK
- the infB gene encoding translation initiation factor IF-2, whose translation is MSKTRVYQLAKEFGMHAKEFLEELKDLGYNLKSHMSSLEEEEVKTIKEYFEEKLNENKKEKVVEEKKELPKKEETKKEKKVEHKKSKKNEKKKHFEHKKENKINKEIKEEEEIKEIKITKSELKLDILANKLGKGQNDIIKAFFMKGKVLRPGQTLTEEQAEEIAMMFNALLEITEEVKEEKIEKGSEKNDPEEILKERWNKIYKENEDKLIERAPVVTIMGHVDHGKTTLLDNIRNTRVAEKEAGGITQSIGAYQVNYEGKKITFIDTPGHEAFTEMRARGAQATDIVVLIIAADDGVMPQTIEAYNHAKNANVPIIVAINKIDKPNANVDLTKQQMVAKLNLIPEDWGGDTITVPISAKAGQGIDELLEMILLVAEMQEIKCYPEGLARGVIIESKLDKFLGPVATTIVKDGKLKVGDYFVAGSTFGKVRRMIDPSGKNVKMAGPSDPVQILGFEEVPDMHSILYGVKTLHEAKEYVEKKKALEEKVVQKRHIRLEDALRMMKEDGEQKTLNIILKADTFGSLEALKNAIAKLENPEIELQVIHGGIGAITKSDVMLATASDAVILGFRVKADSSAVKYAEHENIQIKRYDIIFNLIDDLKKALQGMLEPEEKEEITGSGEVKQVFKIKKVGNIAGIQLKEGYVERDGGVRLYRQGKLVYDGKIESLRHYKDEVKRIDAPKECGIKILNFDDINEGDEMEFYKYIQVERTLEFGKKEEN
- a CDS encoding L7Ae/L30e/S12e/Gadd45 family ribosomal protein, which translates into the protein MNEQKVINLLGFASRMRKIIFGKDNIREYIRNPRRRSKFIIIASDVGDSIKEDTIKRCQSHHVPYVLLKEYTKDKLGRSLGKDEISVVGVLDENIVKGILEVVNAGGDSNV
- a CDS encoding isoamylase early set domain-containing protein; the encoded protein is MKKILLIYLIVVLSIMSFSKVYVYKNNVVFEFKDLTASKVFLAGSFNNWDPTAQPMKKVKGGLWRVVLRLTPGDYQYKFVINGTDWKEDPEAPDYVPDGYGGKNGAFSLVLENGKLKIKKPEKQESGILSGKYSFDLKSKVNMDTYSFKSPEISHNFYLTINPKKSGMNFEAVLNADNSNWQLGISSIKATWENSNFIFGVFKDIQANKLLNFSERVEENKIGFFGILKVGDLKTGVDIYSQDNELKYFVSSNIYLSNILLSALYMPKTQDASMNIYSRIEGFGIGVEAKYSDKIEYVKGDYNSEILALEGTYDFVNKNIIFGGNYDDIITFSGEYSLENNVYNIESDLLFSIKSGFNVLIDAYYDNTNNFGYKLGMELNKDNIDLKLKIGNDFSGDFDDYYLFIASSAIF
- a CDS encoding DegT/DnrJ/EryC1/StrS family aminotransferase; the protein is MKVPLSSASLTNKEKKIINKIFDSKRLALGSYLNKFEEITKSYFSVKDAIVVNSGTSALHLILRSLDIKENEGMIVTPFTFIASSNVALFERAHPVFIDIDPFNYNIDLKKIEESLKDKKHPLWNRIKNLKNIKFFMGVDVFGQPIDWDNAIEICKKNDWKIVEDSCEAIGAKYKDRFAGTFGEAGTFAFYPNKQITTGEGGMIITNNIEIGKLCRSMANQGRGDSSEWLEHVRLGYNYRMDELSAGLGYIQMKRLDEILDKREKVANNYYELFKDEERIILPKIEQYTTRMSWFVFVIRLSLDWIAKFTDIPEYVRKIDLPLYMKNREQWKELLKNIKGITYKVIEKLNKKGVQSKNYFSPIHLQKFYRDLYGYEEGDYPITELISSLTIAIPFYTDLTIEEQKYVVDTVKAILDEFEKK